The following DNA comes from Papaver somniferum cultivar HN1 chromosome 4, ASM357369v1, whole genome shotgun sequence.
AGGATTTATCTTGTCTACACAGAGAATCATCTTCATagcagttcaacacatcacatcacCTACATACCAATCTCCATTGATCTCTACAcaatctcagcttccctccctatAGACCGACCATTTTcctcctcttgtgaccgaattgaacctggaacgaccattgttttggtttaggccagggtcctacagattagtctctcgaactcaaaatatTCCCgagcagtacatttgtttaaaggttcagaCGATTCACAACTCCAAGCACTTGCTTCAGCGAGCACTTGCCTCCTCCACCCCATTTTTACCTGAAAACCTGTGAgccgtttttacccacaaacacccACGAATTTCTAGATGAACTTTATTAAATATTTTAGAAGAGAGTTAAACAATTCCATTTTGAGCGTACCTGCAATTCCAAAAACTAAAAATGGAGAGACTTAACATTTATGTTTGACTATATTAGAGGAGATATGTGAGAGTTCCCTAAAGTTAAAAGAATGGTTATCGACCATCATCCCAAAGTTCCCCGTAGGGAGAAAGAGAGTAATTTAacattgaaaaggagagggtaccaagtttaccaccaattttttcgttcagcaaactgtatggaaaaaacctaatacaatatGAAATAGTGTAATATTGTATATaaagtttctattttttttacaCAGTCAATATGTATAGACCAAAGGTCGCATACCTGATTGTGCAGAATAGTtattggacgatctcaaaaatcaatatccaagatcaatctagtatgTACCAGAATTATACAAGATCCGAAATTCCAACAAGTACGATAATTATAATCCATATTTCAATATAAGAATTAAAAAAATGATTCTTGTAGAATATCAATCAATTAAGGTTCGAATACTTCTATATTGATTATGTACTACTTATGATATTCCTATGATTCTTGTATAATGCAGAAATGtaaataacacaagacaccagaattttgttaacgaggaaaactgcagatgcagaaaaaccttgaactatattaaaccactacagacactagcctattatcatactttggactagaatgtagttgagtctGAATTCACCATCTAAGGAACTAAGCTTCAGTCGTGCTCCTGCACATATCTTGAATCTTACAAGAtcttacgcacttgattcccttaaatgatAGCGTCTTTTAAATCCTAAGATTTGCTTCAGCCCACTTATCTACCTCTAACAGAAAACCTATTGGTTTTCCTCTcgatatgtttcaatcaaggtTTGGAAATCAGTTTGTACTAGACAAGTCTAGCATACCTCATGGATCCAGAACACTTGCACTCTTACAAAGAGAAGCCTAGATCAGTACCACCTCATAAGAAAAATCCAGACAAATTGAGGAAGAATTTAAATATatatcttgtggaatcacaaagtctgatatAGGAATTTGTGATTTATATCAATCTTGTTCCTGATCTAAAGTTCGTGAATTTCAATAAACACTAGAGCAAGATCTGGGTAAAAGAATTATTAAGTAAAAGATAGTCTGCCCGAGCTTCACGAATCCGTAAGTGAAGTCTTCAATGTCATAACCTAATACAGTTTCGTAAAGAAACCTAGGTTATAGAGAACGACTCTAAATTTGCAGCTAGGACACCAGAGTGCTATGTATTAAGAAATCCAGCTACAAAAGTAtcactatttatagattttcaaggtgtttgagggtgaaaacggtttctgcggatttcggtaatttcacgtgagtgggtgagaaacgagtctaaaccctaaaaaatatactgcaagggagtactttatattcgacagatcaatctgtacaaatccggcctaaaccaagaaatggccattccagacttggtttggtcacaaagaggaggagaaggattggttttggggagggaagcgaagagagtgttgaaaccagaatagtcggttctggaagagtagttgtttgacttgtatcagaaagtgaaagctaacagatgggaaatctaacaagtgatttctgagtgttgtatattTCTGAccgaaaacttgttgttcggtggaaataggtaagacctatttatacaagtcgaagtgaaacgtactctggtctagTAAgcaatggaaaacggatgagtaaatgggaggaggtggtaaccggtaacgcctggaattgatgttccataatgaaggaaagcgtttcaccattactccccctGTTTACTAACCGattaacatggctatcggttctaACTATCTCACCTTGACATGCGTTTTCGTATTCGACTCTAACCCGGGACAAAAATATATTGGACTCTAAGTTGTTTCCCAGTATTTGATCAGTTACAACCCCACACCAGGTACGAATAAGTGTGACATCCTCATCCCTTCCAAATCTAGTCATTCTTTTTTAACTTTAAACAAATTGAGAAAGTGACTTTATTGGTGGCTTGGCGTTTACCAATAATTTTAAATTATACTCACCGATATGAAGGCAGCAATTAAGTGAACACATGCATTTAGGAGTTGGATTCGAAACCATAGTCATCTATTTCACCTTGGTGGCACTGGAGTTAAATTAATAAAAGATGTTAATACGAGTTTTtcattaacaaaatataataattaaataattttaaatTATACTCACCGCATGTTCATTGTCCCGTCCATTGGGTAGGTTCATAAAGTAACGCCTAAAATAACCCACATATCTTTTCACTTCTCTCTTAAGCATGCTAATCCTTTTGTGCAACTGTTATTGAGAGCGATGCTGAGCGAAGACGACAATAAGAGACAGCCACTGCAACTTAGTCTAGAGAAGAAAGGGGGCCAAACAACCATGATGGCCCTATATGATGAGTGGGGCCTAGAATCAccttggttaccccttatcttcCTTACCTGGGTGGCTGTATCACTCCCATTTCCTACACAATACCTAAAATCCAGTGAGGAAATCATTTCCTATTATTAGCCTTTATTTCTCCTCTCTGCTTGAAACCAATGGCGGATCCAGTTCTTGTTCAGAGAAATCAAAGATGGGAGAAGGAAGATGGCTGATTAGAGAAGATTTAAAGATTTTATCTTTGTATGATTCGAATGCCAGGTCTTAAGAAGGAggagatgttgttgttgtggtttagTCTATTTTGTGAAAGGGGATCTAAAGCTGACTATAATGAGTTGTTGATGTTGAATACTAGGGTTGTTGTTGAACTTGAAATCGAAGAACTGTGTTAACTTAGGTTCTATTCAATCTGCAGtgttttgaattagggttttaacAAAGATATAATTTTCAGCAAAACGGAAATCTATATTAAGCTACTtttaaaataatagctatgtgtacccaCAATcattctaactagttcatttcaaGTTTATTAAGTAAACGCCACATGATTTTTGGTACATACTTTTTTTTTAAATGCTTGTTTACAGTTTTTAAATTCTTATAATAGAATTGAGTAACCCATAATGGATTTTCATATTTTAAATGTGTAATCAACTATGTTACTTTAAGTCTAAAGCTCAGTGCATTTtttaaagaagaaataaaacattattgttttttgaGTTAATTTCTTATATTTGTGAAAATCATTATCTACACTATAACCTTAATTTATTCCGATctttaagcttgtatcaaattTAAACTAGCTAAGAGAAACAATGTTAAGGCAGCAATTAAGTTTGTTTTTTGTATCaaattgatattactcaagcttatTATCTTACTTTCGGCattgtgattcaaaaggatatGTTCAACGGAAAAGAAAACTGAGACCGAATGATATTGGTCGACTTCACCAcgccttagatttaattctcaaaggtgtagcTGACTTACGGATGTCCAAatctattggttttagtactcttcctgtgaattcttccaggaaagtcatTTCAATATGCTCGTCGAACGTTTGAACTGATTGTAGTATTAATACAAATTgatcaaggagatttcagaaaaaTTCTTCTCACCCTATAGTGAAGTATGATGGTCATGATATGAGAAAGGTGCCAGGAGGTggaaacaacaatggagatatgaaggacaacctaaatctgataattgaaggatacaagggtCTTATCAACAGGCTCTCAAAATCTACCATACAAACTTCAtctggtaaggattcaaacttagtctcCTATTTTTACGACAGTAAGTTGTATGATACTTTTAACATCATAAAGGTTTTCCtccaaaaattaaaagaaaaaagaggattaaccatgaatattttcatttgatgagcataaagctcatacttgtgttaattaatcacaaggattgaaaTCCTGCTAATAAAAATCATGTCGAGTACGATAAATAATAAACCAGGTACCTCTGCTGGAAAAATTATCCTCTCTCTGGTTAGGATACTCTCTTATCGGTTGTTAGCTAGAATTTTGCCTACCGACATTGCTACACAAGTatttcaaatcaaaaatattagttTTTTCTGATTCGGTCATTTTCTCGGATTGAGctacttttgtgctttgaacttCTCTCCAATGAGATTATGAaatattttgaatcaaaaattttgttaaagaaaCTTTCACAACAAAAGCTTTGTTGTATATCTTTAAGTTTTTATCTTGGGGACCATATTGGTTTCTTTAATTTTAGAATCCCTAAAGTTCTTCGCCGAGAAACTTTTAAATACCAATCATATTGAGTCACATAcacgtactctaggttattttgtcaagaatgtcttcaccttTTTGCTcctgtgattttgcaagaggttttcttgaccAGGGTATTGGTTGTGAGTCCaaagggaaaaagaaaagaaccctagtagatgtTGATGACATCAAATATCAAAATCCTGAAGAGTATGATGATGTCTCATGCTACAATGCATATAATCATCAAGATATAGAGTTgactctcttaaaagtatattggagtttttccatacagattgctaaacgaattaTTTTTTGCTCAATCAATACCATTTTATTACTCATTATGGAAAAATAAACCTCTAAAgagtttacaaaaataaaataaggccAACAAGCCCAttaaatgaaacaaaaaaaaaaaagcccaaaaaaaaaacatgaaacccAGCAAACCAAAATTGCAACAACAAAATCAATAATAAATTTTCTCAGGTGATTCCAAAGCATGGATGAAAGCTGGTTTAATATTGAATATGATTATTTCCCCTCTCTCCAAGCCTGCACCTTTCTTTGCCATGGAATCAATAGACAAATTGACTTCCCTCATACTATGTACAAATTGGATATTACTTAGTAATTCCTTAATTCTTCTCCATCTTACCTGCACAAACCAAGGAAATATTCCAGAGGAATATGCACTCACTGCAGCTTTAGAGTCTGAATTAATGCATATATCAAGCTTATTATTATGTATTACCCATTCAGCTGCACCTGCAATAGCCATTATTTCAGCAATGTAATTTGTTGCAATCCCCAAACCTTTAGCTTCAGCATATATGAAACCTCCCTGATCATCTCTACATACAAAGCCATAACCTGCAACACCTGGATTACCTCTAgatgctccatcacaacatatgAGTGTTTGGTTTCTTGCAGGTAAGAAGAATCTCACTGTTATAATCTTTTTCACTTTTATTGGTTGATTTTTTAGATCAAAATATTTATAAACCATGTAGTCATAATTACAGTCCCACATGAAGCTCTTTATTCTCACTACACAGTCTTTTGTATACTGTTTTATTCTTCTCTTGAAATTTCCAATGTTTACTTTCTCCTCATcaaaaaatattttattccttaaGAATCAGAGTTCCATCATTGTAATGAAAGCAACAAGTAACCAAATATCTTTTACATCTCCACTTTTATGTTTGGAAAAATTCATCATATTTCATATGATTCTGGATTATAGAACAAGAAAATACCTCCAAGCCATTTCCATACTAACTGACTAAAATTACAGAACCATAAAATATGCTCCAGGTTATCAGTGTCATCACCACATATATAACATTTTGAAGCTAAACTGAaacattttcttttccttttccatcAGTTGCACATATCCCCCTCACAATATCTTTCATACATTGCTAGTTGTTGTAGGATGAAGAGTTGGATTCCATACATATCTTGCCCATGTCACTTTCTGATAATGTTATCTTATACATTCAACAGTTGAACACACAGTGAACTCACCTGACATATTTCCAGTCCAAATTCTAGTATCctttgtttttgatattattgGTAATTCCTCCACTTAAAAATATTGTAACATTCTAGGAGGAATCAACCATTCACCATTAACAATCAATTCCGCTACCTTCATGCTTCTGTTTAGCAACATATATTCATCTTCCTCTTAAATCTCATTCAGGAGTTTTTATTTAATCCATGCATCATTCCATACTGAAATTTGCTCACCTGAACCTATGATCCATCTTGTATGCATCTTTACTTCATCTAGAACCCATAATCTCAAAAACCCATAATCCATCTTGAAATTTTCTCACCTgaattattgagtgtggttgttgtacccccgttttctcagttggtatcagagcaggcaaacacttcaCGACCTCACAAGTATTTGTTTTTGTCAATCCGATCTGTGCATATAGTTGtgtaaaagcgggggtctaacaccccgcccaatatttcgtttagaaatatgtatggacaaactcgaataaacttttaagagaatcaacaagactcaatcaattaaaagtatatcaacgagcttatatctctctcttgatttgatctttactcaagctaataacaatcagcgagtcttaccaaatacaaggaataacttggacggtaccaaagaccaatatccaaggatcaatcaatttaaatcaacaaccaaaggttggatattataattgatgatctaaacgcacaacctgtattatttcaattataaagataaacaatataattcggGAAACTTCGTTACAACGTGAAAAAATTAGTagtcttgaggatattgttaagttAATTAGTTAGAACATTAACCTTTCGATCAACGATATGAGCAAGATGCCTAGCTTTGTCATAGTCCAAAATAAGTTTCTTCTGGTTCCTGATCAAGATCTTTTGATTGTCAaagattttggtctgaccatcaataagttgatttatttgcagttgaagactTGCAAATTCGACCTTAAAAACAttctgaaaaataattaaatccttgacagactctccaatccaggagttgtactctttcctttcaatcatctttttcaagacaaggtCTTGAACCAAATcacatcctttaatgtcttcttccatctcaagattcaccacttcttgaGCTCTTAAGGAGTTctccaaaaaaaattaataggGAAGGAAAACCAATATATAGTATATATGTGTACGAACAAGAGAAGGACATCCTTGTTATAAAACCTTGAAGAACTCTTAAGAAAGACACGGACGTTTGTGGACCAGTTAGGAATGGTTAATGGATCAGGAAGGATCCAACAATAAGGAAATACTTTctgttttcaaatatatttttccttcataactCAATAATTAAATGATTTAATTATATCAAGAAAAACAGATATACTTAGAAGTCAAATTATGACatacaataagaaaacaaataccAAACATATGATATCATATAGAAGACTTGAGTGTCTCTCAATTTgacatccttgcaactctcaagttagatacaaggatgaagttACCTTAGGTTAGGTAActaagtgagatgtaatcccaccataAACATTGAGAGATGAGTTGAAGATACCTTTGAAATGTTTGAGTCTAATATCCTTCCTTTGTTTATTTCTTATCCCAGAGGAATAGGACATAAACCCTTTTGAgtatccatcagaaggatttttccGAGGATAAAATCTAGGGCCTCTAGAGATAGGTTTCAGAGGGTCAAGATTTAGAGAAATCCATTTTCTAGTTTTACATCTACTAGACTTATTCTCAATGGCACTGCGAATGTGTATTTTTGTAATACCATGAGAAGAAACACAATCCTTATGAAGGTTTCGAGATGAGAAACCATTAAAATCCTTTTTGTGAGAAATATGGTTTTCTGTAGTTATGAATTCCATTTTAGATGCCATAAGACAATTTAATTTGTTGactgtaaaaagaagtagattttcaaGATCAGAAATCTATTtcttcctagcaaaacaatgttgaacatagttattctttttcccacataaaAAACAGGTTCATGGAACAGTAACATTGGTAGGAACCTGTTTTAAGTTCGTAGCCCTATTAGAAGACTGCAAGTTATGCAAGCACTTATTAGCAtgaacttcctttggagaacttttcttcatgtactgCAATGTTGGcacataagattttctcattgaaacatagttttccttttttcaaggatttgcactgtttaTGGGCTAGAAGAAGGGAGGAAACCAATTTCTATTTTTTCAACATGAAGGTTCTTCAGATCAGATGAATGAGTCTTGATCAATATCGAATCAGCTTAATTCTACTGTGTCATTATGCAATTAtttatggaaaatagaatgaacttttaattgcaaagattaagtctatgaacTCATTATGCGaatatgatgaaaaatagaacgaatctttgaatattatgcaatattgatcttccttgatccacttctatgtgaaggtACTGTAcggatccgtaagttctcttaagTTAAGCatatccaattaaattaatcattgaagttactttgtggttaatttaattgagttttctggatacaaattcatgtttcatgtgattcattaatgtccaaagaaatccttattttcttgtaaaagtaaggtcgctcttgttgttctttcgggaatgacattttatgagggagagttcttaattgaacttgtgcttaattgacaaatcttcatggggagtgcagctgtgaaatattgtaggagttatcttgtatatttataaactccttgatgaatgcatttagtttcgactatatgattgcatctaaagaaagttgatatgttctgttttagtcatgaagtatctctatgagaatttcattatgatcccactagttttcgtacctttgccaatttatattgaaaaaagggggagaattatttgtagttcacactacatatacatatggtttacggatcattatataagggggagtggttttcattgtgagatgaagtattgactaaggggaagtgatacatatcaccgtagtattattgtcaaagttgtgatacaattgaactttgatgttgtgtaataatactatgacaatgtataacaataagAAGACAATCTTGTGaaattattgttatagctacggatcttcaataactatgatgctgagttgaatacgatcagaatcactggagtacttggaagtgacgaagatttcgagtaatattgaagaaccaaggaaattaagcatttggatgagaacctACAAAGTTTGTTTActttgtaatctatatgtattgatagttttgtcagtaaaattaacaaagggggagattgttagaagactggtcggtcgaactcgcaagcgttactatctcaagattttttttcaagtttagttttcaaaattttaagttttgatttctattctacttatagctatgtctcatattaggatataatgtgtagttgatctttagatttcacgacgttcatcggttgaagatgaataactactgaggggatcttgtggaacttcatcaacaaaaggtatgtggagacttgaactcatctatcactcataagtctatttctattctatctcctattgagacaaaaagtcgtatagctatatagtcttattttatacacatttgatatttcgagatgattttaactcacttatatatttctcgacaTATGTTGTCGTAAGCTTTTGCTAATCa
Coding sequences within:
- the LOC113273297 gene encoding uncharacterized protein LOC113273297; this encodes MVYKYFDLKNQPIKVKKIITVRFFLPARNQTLICCDGASRGNPGVAGYGFVCRDDQGGFIYAEAKGLGIATNYIAEIMAIAGAAEWVRWRRIKELLSNIQFVHSMREVNLSIDSMAKKGAGLERGEIIIFNIKPAFIHALESPEKIYY